The Garra rufa chromosome 18, GarRuf1.0, whole genome shotgun sequence genome window below encodes:
- the LOC141291351 gene encoding uncharacterized protein: MGEKPILCNTKLSSGNMDSVHCWNGAKGDQISTRARPMTAETLSKLAQLITCIEYKPKPQPSSSICKDCGHKFSDPSSLLRHQEREHALQKLHCCQHCGQKFSLPSSLQLHKCSQASSMCHNVPESSEDPFYHDNSPYACAPCGQAFSHKQELLHHQQAGGCQPAKTLKPPSPLHASLPPSPPSVSASLTKCTLCPRTFRSSAALACHMRFSYAHMNSSVEKKRVVIVSTIKKKKKKKKKKVLMSSSSFQCRSCDKSFSKTSLLHQHRREEHRRKVKATRQRRKGETYPCLHCGKEFLHHLTRYAHFKHYSSHHQTHLKLSGKSSSTEAGGFHPKAAKELLSSQENRPKRGRPRTKIRPVLMETKQEDSSDEDEDASDEDEDADAEYPCTSCDQVFSSKAKLHVHEKVHEEVPEEHHQPTDTYRCCSVCTGGIPLTEVPEDCEKKVYHCVPCAEAFIALDAFLEHCQKHLIRENVDEFSDD; encoded by the exons ATGGGGGAGAAACCTATTTTGTGTAATACAAAGTTATCGAGCGG GAATATGGATTCTGTACATTGCTGGAATGGAGCAAAAGGTGACCAGATCTCCACTAGGGCTAGACCCATGACTGCTGAAACCTTATCCAAACTGGCGCAGCTGATCACTTGCATCGAGTACAAACCAAAACCACAGCCGTCTTCCTCCATCTGCAAAGACTGCGGCCACAAATTCTCTGACCCGAGCAGTCTTTTGCGTCACCAGGAAAGGGAGCACGCCCTGCAAAAGCTCCATTGCTGTCAACACTGTGGCCAAAAATTTTCTTTGCCCTCTAGTTTGCAGCTACACAAATGCTCTCAAGCCTCATCCATGTGCCATAATGTGCCAGAATCTTCAGAAGATCCCTTCTATCATGACAACAGCCCCTATGCATGTGCCCCATGCGGACAAGCCTTCAGCCACAAGCAAGAGCTGTTGCACCACCAGCAGGCCGGAGGCTGTCAGCCCGCCAAGACCCTCAAACCTCCTTCACCTTTACACGCCTCCTTGCCTCCATCTCCTCCAAGCGTCAGCGCGTCTCTTACCAAATGCACTTTGTGTCCCAGAACGTTCCGTTCTTCTGCTGCACTCGCTTGCCACATGCGCTTTTCTTACGCACATATGAATAGCAGCGTAGAGAAGAAAAGAGTTGTCATTGTAAGTACaataaagaagaagaagaagaagaagaagaagaaagttcTCATGTCAAGTTCGTCGTTTCAGTGCCGTTCCTGTGACAAATCATTTTCTAAGACATCGCTGCTCCATCAGCACAGGAGAGAGGAACACCGGCGGAAGGTAAAGGCCACTAGGCAAAGGCGGAAAGGTGAAACCTATCCATGCCTGCACTGCGGAAAAGAGTTCCTGCATCATCTGACGCGTTATGCGCATTTTAAACATTACAGCTCTCACCATCAGACTCACCTTAAACTCAGTGGCAAATCATCCAGCACTGAAGCAGGTGGATTCCACCCAAAGGCAGCTAAGGAACTCCTATCTTCTCAAGAAAATAGACCAAAGAGAGGTAGACCTAGAACCAAAATTCGACCTGTTTTGATGGAAACCAAGCAAGAGGATTCCAGTGATGAAGATGAGGATGCTAGTGATGAAGATGAGGATGCCGATGCCGAGTATCCTTGTACCTCGTGCGATCAGGTCTTTAGCTCCAAAGCTAAGCTGCACGTCCATGAGAAAGTCCATGAGGAAGTTCCTGAAGAACATCACCAACCCACTGACACATACAGGTGTTGTAGTGTGTGCACAGGTGGGATTCCCCTCACTGAGGTTCCAGAAGATTGTGAAAAGAAAGTCTATCACTGTGTGCCATGTGCCGAAGCCTTCATAGCCCTGGATGCTTTTCTAGAGCACTGCCAGAAACATCTGATACGTGAAAATGTAGATGAATTCAGTGATGATTAA